AGAGgtacacccacacactcacacaccatcTCAGGGATGGAAGAGTGAAAAGGAGCCACATTTGGGGAGCGGGGAAGAGTTATGTGCTGAGGGGAAGAGGTGGGGCTAGGGGCCAATCCAGTCCAGTGCCCACTATGCTCAGGGCTCCAGGCACTCGGCCAGACCTTCGGGGCCAACCCAGCATTTGCCAGCTCCCTTCGATACCTGGACCTGAGCAAGAACCCTGGGCTCCTCGCCACGGACGAGGCCAATGTGAGTCCTCAGAGCAGCCTCAGTCCCCTGAAGAAAGCATGCTCAAGCTTCAGGAGCTGGGAGGCCTTCTGCCCCATGGCCTCTGGGGGTGGCGAAACTCCGTCATCCCTTCCCCTGCAACCTCTCTATCCTTCCTGCTCCAGGCCCTCTACAGTTTCCTGGCCCAACCCAATGCTCTGGTGCACCTGGACCTGTCAGGAACTGACTGCGTCATCGACTTGGTGAGCAGTTGGTGATGGGAAGCCAGTCCGAGGTGATGTGGGGAGACCAGAGTGGACCTCGGTCTCACCCCCCATCCCTGAGTACACAGGTGGACAGAGCTGTCTGGATGACTTCAGGTTCAGCTGAAGTATAAAGCAATGTCTGTAGTTCATACCTGTGTGGCACTTTATCCAGGCCACAAGGTTGTGCTTGCTGTGCTTAAAAGCCAGCCCTTGCTCCCTTCCCCAGCTGTGCGCCCTGGCACCCTCAGGGCAATGGATGCTTTTCCTGACTTGAACAAGGCACCTTAGGAGTCAATGGTGGCCCTGACTTTACACATCCACTGCCTGTGAGCAGCTCTATGCCCCTGTAAGCCAGGCAGGGAGTAGGCCCATGTTCCATAGGGGAGAAAACAGAGGCTTCAACAATCTGAGTGGGCATCTACAGTGGGGCTCACACAGGCTGACCACAGAGAGTGAAGAGCCAGGAACCTCgatggggaggaagggggagtCCTTTCCTgccactccccacccccttccAGCTCCCCTGAGACCCACCGTGTCTCCCCCTACAGCTTCTCGGTGCCCTACTCCACGGCTGCTGCTCCCACCTCACCTACCTCAACCTGGCTCGCAACAGCTGCTCCCAcaggtgggagaggagggggaagggaggacagagcaagacatggCCAACCCCCTCCCTCACTGACCCCAGGGGTCTCTCCACAGGAAGGGTCGAGAGTCCCCGCCGGCCTTCAAGCAGTTCTTCAGCAGCGCCTACACACTGAGCCACGTCAACCTGTCAGCCACAAAGCTGCCCCTGGAGGCCCTCAGGTCGGGTGGGTGCAGGGTTGGGGGCGCATCCAAGGGAACCACGGGGAGCGGGGAGAGGTAAAGGAGGGCCTGCTGACCTCCGTCCCACAGGGCGCTGCTTCAGGGCCTCTCCCTCAACAGTCACCTCAGTGACCTACACCTGGATCTCAGCAGCTGTGAGGTGAGCCGTCAGTCCCCAACCCCTCTGCCGGCCTCTGACCCATGTGTATTTCTCGGACCTAAGTCAACCCCTGGCTCCATCTAGCCTCTGTGCTGACCCTCTGCGACCCCCTGACCTGGCCACACCACCACTTTCCCCTCTCAGTCTGGGGTCTGTGGCCCTCTTTTCCAGAGGCCATTCACTCTCAGTCTCTAGTATCTCTGCCCTTGAAGCTTTGGGGTGGGAGATACCAGACTTTTCCACCAGAGGGCAGGAGCAAGCTGTCTCAGGAATAGCAGCCTTTCTGGCCTAAGTGGGGGAAGCCACTCTAGGGAAGGATCTGGTATGGGGAAAGAGTCTCCCTGATTTTACACCCAGATCCTGGCATGAATTTGATTTCTGGTGTGACTACTCTATCCTAAGCCTTAAAGGTGCCCTATCCCCCACCCCAACTCCTGCCTTCCACCCCTCACCTTGTCCCTGCAGCTCCGCTCAGCGGGAGCCCAAGCCTTGCAGGAGCAGCTGGGAGCTGTCACCTGTGTAGGCAGCCTGGATCTGTCGGACAATGGTGAGTAGTGGTGCCTCACTTCCCTGGGGCCGGGGAGAACAGGGACCTGGAGCATGCAGAAGCAGCCCTGAGGGGACACCAGTCAGCCTCAGGCCTCAAGGCCAGGCCTCTCCCGTCTGCTCACCAGGGTTCGACTCGGACCTCCTGACACTGGTGCCGGCACTTGGCAAGAACAAGTCCCTCAAGCACCTGTTTTTGGGCAAGAACTTCAATGTCAAGGCCAAGTGAGGCCCCCTTTCCGTGCCCACAGACCCTTATCCCATCATTCACCCATCCTCTTGGCTCACCGTGTTACCTCTGGccacctctctcctcctccaATAGCAtgaccccagcccctcccctcctaCTCTGAGCCCCACCTCCCTGCAGGACCCTGGAGGAGATCCTCCACAAGCTGGTGCAGCTAATCCAGGAAGAGGACTGTGTGAGTGCCTGGGCCTGGGAGGGGACCTGCAGTCGGAGGAGGCTTTGGGGCTGGGCCCAACCCCCCCTTGCCCACACAGTCCCTGCAGTCACTGTCGGTGGCAGACTCCCGGCTGAAGCTTCGCACCAGCATCCTCATCAATGCCCTGGGCAGCAACACCTGCCTGGCCAAGGTGGATCTGAGCGGCAATGGCATGGAGGACATCGGGGCCAAGATGCTGTCTAAGGCCTTGCAGATAAACTCCTCCCTCAGGTGGGGCCCACACTGGGTCCCCCTGACCTGGAGCCCCAGCCCTTCCCCATATATATACAATCCCCCTGCTTGCCTTGATGCTCTGGACCCCAGCTTTCAGAAGACCCCCAACCCCAGAACCATCTCTGAGTCATCCTTATTGCCCCAAGAGGATTGGGTCCCTGGCCCCTAgtagggacccagggggagggaTGCTAAACTGGTGCTTACCCTCCCCCCAGAACTATCCTATGGGATCGGAACAATACATCTGCCCTGGGCTTCCTGGACATCGCAAGGGCCCTGGAGAGGTGAGTAGACGATGCTTCTGCCCTAATCCAAGGCCCCAGCCTCCCTGTGCCTGGATCAGGCCTGAACCACTCTTGCCCCACCCTAGCCCCTTTGACCTATTTGCACAGAAATTTTAGGAAGGGCCATGGAAGAGAGAAATGATGAGCAAGGGGGCTGGCGGGCTGCTCACCAACAGAGGAGGCAGGGGCCTCCCATCCTCACCTGTTCCCACCCAGCTGTGCCCTGTGTCCCACAGCAACCACACGCTGCGCTTCATGTCCTTCCCCGTGAGCGACATCTCCCAAGCCTATCGCAGCGCCCCTGAGCGCACGGAGGACGTCTGGCAGAAGGTGCAGGGTGCTATCCTAAGCAGGGTGGGACAGCAAGGGGCAGGGCGCAGCCCACATCCCCAGGCCCTGACCCACCAACCCCATCATCtccagatccaatggtgcttagTGAGGAACAACCACTCCCAGACGTGCCCCCAGGAGCAGGCCTTCAGGTTGCAGCAGGGCCTGGTGACCAGCAGCGCCGAGCAAGTAAACGTTTCCCTCTGGGACACAGGGGGCATACCTGGGGCATGCAGGGCACAGGTGTGATGTGATGGAAAATTGAGTGGGGGGAGCATGAAGAGGCACTGCATGGTGCCTGTCACTGGACTGAACCATGTGGGGAAGCAAAAAGAGAGGGCATGCCAGATATGGGCTTCAAACATACGTGGGCGAACAGCAGGAGTGCACAGGACTCTGGGAGCTCAGCTGAGTATTCAGAAAGGCTGTAGCAAGGGGGACCAGGCCAGCCAGAGACATCACCTCCACCACTGCTAGCACCAGTAGCACTGCCTAAGGGGTCCCACCTGCGAAGATGTGGAAGCAGGGGTCCCCTTGACACccctgccactgtgctccagatGCTGCAGCGGCTGTGTGGACGAGTGCAGGAGGAGGTGCGGGCCCTGAGACTCTGCCCCCTGGAGCCCGTGCAGGATGAGCTACTCTACGCTCGGGACCTCATCAAAGATGCCAAGAACTCCCGGGCGGTGAGCCCTCCACAGGCTACCCTTCCCCTGAAGTCTGGAGAACCCAAGAAGGCCAACCATGCTAAGCCATGCCAGCCCTGCCCTGTGCATCTGCCTTCCTAGCCCAGGGACCCCGGAGATCTAGCAAGTCCTGGTTCTGGCCTGCTAATCATAACCCCTTCCTTCTCCAGCTGTTTCCCAGCCTCTATGAGCTGGGCCACGTACTGGCCAATGACGGGCCTGTGCGGCAGAGGCTGGAATCAGTAGCAAGCGAGGTGTCCAAAGCTGTGGACAAGGAGCTGCAGGCAAGtcctggaggagggaggaagccATGGTGGGAACCCAGTGTTGACTGAGGCCCTAAGCCCAGAGCTAAAGTCAGAGCTGGGAGACTACTGGAGGGCCAGGAGGACATGTGCAGAGTTGAGACCACCCACAGTCCCACGTTACCAAGGCATTGCTGCAGTATCAggcttggatttttttcttcGAGCTTTGATGTTAGTCCCTGAACTCTGAGCCCACCCCTTCTGGATTTGGATCCTTGGACTGACTCCCCCTGTCTATATGGTAGGGTAGAAGGAGCACTGACCAGAAAGTAGGGAAGCCTTAGTGTCCAAGACTCTGCCACTAACGGTTTTGTGACCTTAGGTGGGTCCCTTGGTCTCAGCATGAGGGGCTGAAATAGATAGTCTCCCCTGCTGTGGTGCCACCCCTGACCCTGTCCCCCTTGGGCCTCTGGCCTCCCTTTCCCCCATACTAGGTGATCCTGGAGTCCATGGTCAGCCTGACACAGGAGTTATGCCCTGTGGCCATGCGGGTGGCCGAGGGGCACAACAAGATGCTGAGCAATGTGGCGGAGCGTGTCACAGTGCCCCGGAACTTCATCCGAGGGGCACTGCTGGAGCAAGCAGGACAGGACATTCAGAACAAGCTGGAGTGAGAGGcgaagggcagggctgggggctgagCTGGATTTGGCCGAGATCACTTAGGGACTTGGGACTGGAGAGCTATCAGCAATGAATAATGAATGGCACAATCTCCATTACAAGGATCAATCTTTAACCAAATGCAACCTTGCTATTTAGGGTCTGACTGGTCTTTGCCCTAGAAATCTAAGTGCTGAGCTGGGGTTTAGGAGCCAAAGGTTGTGCCCACAcaggtgtacacacacatacccacacaaaTACACCAGGAATGGGATAGCAGGGCCTCCTTGGAGGCGTGGACAAAGAAAAGTCCCTAAGTTGGGTGTGTGGAAGCACTGTCTTCCTTCCAGTTTTCGTTGCCCCTAGAGCTCTTTCATTCTGGGTCTGGGTGCCACCACTCACCAAAGCAAAGGAAAAGTACTACACATATCCATGAAACAGCTAGGTCCAAGGAAGGGTCTTTTCTACCCTCACAGTAGCAACTAGCAGGGTTTAGTTAGTCAGCACCCCAATTACCTAGTTCTGTTCCGCTGGGGCTCCAGGGGCCTGACCTAGGGCCCCCTTGCTCCTTCTTCTCCTCGAATTCCTCTTTCCCCACACATAGTTGGGCTGGGGGCTCCGGGGTGGGACTAGATCTGTATTTATGGACAAATGAGTGTCGCGGGCTAGGCTGCCTCCTTCAGCAGCCACATGCGCTCCATGGGCAGACAGACCAGGCCAGCTGGCCATTCTCTCAGGCCTCTGGGAAAGGGAGTGGCTCAGGGGCCATGCGAGGGACTGAGGTACTACTGTTCTGAGTAGCCCCACCTGTGCCCACAGTGAAGTCAAGCTCTCAGTCGTCACCTACCTAACCAACTCCATAGTGGATGAGATCCTGCAAGAGCTCTACCACTCCCACAAGAGCCTGGTAAGGCTTCTGCAGCCTGGCCTGACTCAGGCACACCCTCTACCCCACATTACCCTGTCTCCCTAATCACTCTCCCCTTCAAGGCCCTGGGAGGTGGGCAGCTTCCTTGGAATTCTGTTCACACCTGCCCTTCCCCAGGCCCGGCACCTGACCCAGCTAAGGACGCTGTCAGATCCACCAGGGTGCCCAGGCCAAGGGCAGGATCTGTCCTCCCGGGGCCGAGGCCGGAACCATGACCACGAGGAGACCACAGATGATGAACTTGGGACCAACATTGTGAGCCCCCCGCTCCCTGCTCCTCCTTAATAACCGGGGCCCTGCCCTTAAACCTGCACAACACTGTCCCCTTTCACTGCTCTGGACTCCCCTGGCCACCTCCCTGAGCCTGGCCTTCTGCCCCCAATCCCAATCCAACCCAACCTCTTCCCTCATCCCaatgcctcagccctctgaggaGCAAGGGGCAGGATGGGCTCAAATAAGGTTTCATGATGAATGGATGGCTCTGGCCCTGCCACTCGTCTTCATTTCTGCAGGACACCATGGCCATCAAAAAGCAGAAACGCTGCCGCAAGATCCGGCCGGTGTCTGCCTTCATCAGTGAGTCTCCCAGCCTCCGTTCTCATGGACTCCAGACTCCCACCCTCCATAGCCCCTCTTTCCCTTgattttttctctgtctccccatCCTGCTTGCTCCCCATTCCTCTGCTAGTCCCTCTAATGCTACTGTCTTTGCAGGCGGGAGCCCTCAGGACATGGAAAGCCAACTGGGGAACCTGGGAATCCCCCCTGGCTGGTTCTCAGGACTCGGGGGCAGCCAGCCCACAGCTACTGGCTCCTGGGAAGGTCTATCTGAGCTGCCCACTCATGGTTACAAACTAAGGCATCAAACACAAGGGAGGCCCCGCCCCCCCAGGACCACGCCTCCAGGACCTGGTCGGCCCAGTGTGAGTCCCTAAGGCCTCACAAGAGGATCCCCTTCACTTAGTGATGCCAGAGCCAGGGGTTTTACCTTTAGGACCCAAATTCCAGAAACAATAGCCTTGAGGGATTGGGCAGGAGCCCAGGCATGCCAGTGAACAGATAAGGGATTGTCCAGTTTGTATGAGAGCTAGACCTTGTCACAGATAAGAAATCTCTGTCTGCCGGGCAGTGTCATTCTTATTTTGGTGAAGGATAGAGCCACCAAGAACACCAAGAGCCACCAAGCTTAGGAAACACTGGGTGAACTGAAGTCTAAATGTCCATAAATGTCCAAGCCCAAAGGGGAATGCTCTGAGTGGATGGGAGGTGGGGCTTCCTGACCTAGATGAGATGTCCCATGGGACTTTCCTcccagcagatgccagcacctggGACTCGTCAAGAGAATGGGATGGCCACCCGCCTGGATGAGGGGCTGGAGGACTTCTTCAGCCGAAGGGTCATGGAGGAAAGTTCCAGGTGTGATGCCTAAAAACACTCCCATTTTCAGCAGGCCCCAAGGCCCTAGAAGGGCTCCTgtgtcctcccacctcccacggGAGTCTCTATAGCAACAGTGCCCAAAGCCAGTCTCCGTGGGACATTTCCCCACATTGTCATCCTTCCCCACCCAGCCCTCAGGGCCCATGACCTCTGCATCTTCTCAGGACACCTGGGAGGAATGAGGCCAGAGTGAAACACCACAGTGGAtgagagggaggtggggagcagcCCTGGGACAGGTTACCCATTAATGCTGAGAGGCCTGAGAGGTAGTATTCACTGTCACTGTCCTGCAGACTGCCCAGGGTCTGTCCAGGAGGAGCCGGGTCACTTGGAGAAGCTGAGAGGAGATGCTTCTCCTCTCAGGAGAAGCGGGGGAGGTGCCGGGGAAGAAACAGTCAGTCTGTGGGAAAGGCTGCTGGAGGATTACAACGGGACAGGAAAGGCAAGGGCGTCATCTCCCTGAGAACGAAGTGGAAAGGGCTGCAGTGCAGCAGGAGAGACCAGATGAGAGGAAAGCAGGTTTATCAGACCCAGGATTGAACTTGCATCTGGCATTTGTTGCTAACTTACCCTGATTCTCCCCAGCTACCCCCGGACTCTGAGGACCGTGCGGCCAGGACTCTCAGAGCCACCGCTGCCTCCACTCCAGAAGAAAAGGCGCCGGGGCCTGTTTCACTTTCGCAGGCCCCGGAGCTTCAAGGGGGACAGGGGGCCGGGGTCCCCCACCACTGgactcctcctccctccacccccaccccctcccccgaCTCAGGAGAGCCCCCCTAGCCCAGAACCCCCAAGCCTCGGCAATAACTCCTCTCCCTGCTGGAGCCCAGAGGAGGAGAGCGGCCTCCTGCCTGGATTTGGTGGGGGCCGGGGGCCTTCCTTCTGCAGGAAGATGGTAAGTGAGGCAGGGGGTGCTGTGTCTTCCCCTTTTCCTGCCCCACACTTAACCCAATCTCCTACCCCACCCCAAGCTTAATGGGAAAATGCTAGGACCCAGGGTTCTCAGGAACACTGGTTTCAATTCTCCTCTCCTTGAGAGTGGACTAAGACCCAGTGGCCAAGAGCATACTGGGAGTGCTATATGCGAATGCAGGTGTTGGAAGGACTCTTCAGAGGGTCTCCGCAGGGCTTCCCCACGGCTGGGGACTCAGTGAGGCAGGGGTCCTCCTGACAACTCCCTCGCAGCCTGGGGAGCTCCCTTCCACTGGGAACTGCTAATAAATAAGAGACCTTGTTCTAGGGCACTGAGGTGTCGGAGCCAGGGGAGGGGGGCCCAGCCCCTGGGATAGCACAGCAGCCACGGGTTCACGGTGTTGCCCTTCCTGGGTTGGAAAGAGCCAAGGGTTGGAGCTTCGATGGGAAACGAGAGGTGAGTGGAGCCTGGGACAACAAACTGTGGGTCCTGAGGGTACCTGTCCACCACCCTCTCCTTCCCACTCCCTCATCCCTGGTGGTTCAGTAGGGAAAGCAGATGCTTTGGCATTAGAAGATGTTAGCTGCTGTTCAGCCCCCACCACACACTTGCCATAGAGCCCTGGACTGGTCACTTAACCTCTTGAAACTTCTTCTTCTTTACTGTAAAATGAGGGGTTATAAAAATACTTATCTCTAGAGCTCTGTTTCCCAAGCCATGGTGACTTGATTATAACCTTTGCGACTGATTTTTACCTGAATTATTACTTACAtcgtatttttatttaaattaactcacttttttttaacttaggcTAGACCTAGGCATTATCATCTTTAAAATCACAGGCTTTTTGAATGACTCATGTTTTTTTCtactacacataaaatacatgtgtaactaTAAAGATGGAAGTATACTCATTTGTGTAAGTCATTTCTTGTGCCCCTGGGGAGGTATGGGTGCcattctttggaaaacagtctaaGTGTCTAGGGACTAATGACATGAGAATGACATGGGAGATGCTAGAGCAGAAGCCCTTTGTCACCTGCAGTCCTGCCACAGAGGAGACTTTCTTACGACCTGACCCACTGTTCTTTCAGGGCCCAGACCAGGAGGGCAGCACCCAGGCCTGGCAGAAACGGCGCTCTTCGGATGATGCAGGTAAGAACAGTCACATTCAAGCCCTTCCTTTGACCCCTCTCTCGGGGGTCAAATttacctttttcctttctccttctctctttctcatccCTTCTCTCTACTCCAGGGCCTGGATCCTGGaagcccccaccaccaccccaaagCACCAAACCAAGCTTCAGTGCCATGCGCCGAGCAGAGGCCACGTGGCACATAGGTATGGAAAGCCTCTTCTCAGGCAGCGGTACTGAAAGCCCAGGGTGtgtccagagaaacagaagcccATGGCCCCTGTGCTGGGGAATGTATGGCCAAGGTGGGCCAATGAGAAGTCAACACAGTGAAAATGTTTAAGGATATTTACAAAGCTACATCCAAAAGAGACAACCCAATCCAAAGAAAGCGTCTACAGAACAAAAGCGGCTTCTCCAGTGTTAGCAGACAGGAGCAATGCTTTGTGGATGGCTCTGGTGAATTCTCTAGAGCAGGTGCAGCCTCTGGTCACCGTCAGCACAGTGGCAGCCTCTGTAGAGAAGGCTTCTCTCTGCACCTTGCTGGGAAGAGGGTGGGCAAGTCAAACTGCCAGCAAGCACCAGCTATGCCAGGCCCACCTCACACATTCCAGCCTCCTCCAGAAGTCGTTTATCAACTCACCCTCAGCTCACGCAGAAAGGTGCCCCAAACACGGGCAAGAGCTCTGCCTCGGAGGTCAGAAACCTGCAGTATTAGTCCTTCTCAGCCACCCACAACTTTACACAAGTCATTTACTTTCTGGCCCCATGACTGGAGGAGTAAAAGGGAGGGGATTATCCCAGGCATGACACTTCCCTCCTGCTGGCCTCAGTGCACCTTCCACTTAGGGAGTCACTAAAGAAAAGTTGGTCAGCTCAGCATCAACTCCAGTTGCCAAAGGCCTGGACTATGACCCTCCAGCAATACTGACATAAACAAAATCTCCCTGTTAATGGTGACACCCCCTCAGCCTCTTCCACTCCCATCACCAGGCTAGGGCGTAAGGGCTGAAAAGAGCTAAGAGCTGAGCTGGCTGGTCTGGCTTGAGCCGCATGCTCCCCACTGTCCCATCCCACCCATTCTGCATCTGCCCCTCTCTCCCCTGTAGTGCAGAACCAGGCGAGCCTGAGACTTGGAGTGCCTGTGCCCTTGCCTCCTCCTCCAAGGCCAACCCAGCACTGGGGGCATCTTTGCTGATTTTTTCCATCCCATGCACAGGCTAATTAAAGCGCCCAAAGTAGGGCTCCATCTTTCATTTAGGAAACCGCAATAGTCAGTTAGTCAGTTGCCCCACTGCACAAACACCTCACAGATGCACACGTAGACAACACTTTCCAGTGTGAGACCCACAGGCTCATGTTGCTTAAAGGCCACCAGGGCGGGGGATGAGTGTGCCAGGGCACCCCTCCATCTAAATCAGACTTTCAGACAGAGTTCTGGGAATGCCAGGCTGCAGCCTTGGCAGAGCCCCCagggcactgcagcctggatgggCAGCATGCCTGTGGACCCAGCAGGCCCTGggccctggctctgccccagCAGGAAAGGGGTCGGGCACTGCTCTGCAAGAGGGACAATTAGGCCAGAGTCCCCTCCAGAGGTGATGGCCTCAGGATGATCCTGGGAAACAAGGGCTAAGGAGCGTGGACATAGAAAGGCACatgaaaggccaggtgcagtggctcacgcctgtaatcccagcactttgggagacgaggcgggcggatcacgaggtcaagagatcaagaccatcctggccaacatggtgaaaccccatctctactaaaaatacaaaacttagctgggcgtggtggtgggtgcctgtaatcccagctactcgggaggctgaggcaggagaatcacttgaacccgagaggtggaggttgcagtgagccgagattgcgccactgcactccagcctgggcaacagagcaagactccatcttagaaaaaaaaaaaaaaaaggtacataaaAGGCAGAGACATAGGAGCAAATGGGATAGGAGCAAATGGGCTTGGAGGGAGAAAGTCCTGGCCTCCAGGGCTTCAGTGGAGAGAGGAGACGGGGCAGGAGCTATGCAAGAATGCCTTTTCCTGCAGCTTCTCCTCTCTCTCATCCCCAGCTGAAGAGAGTGCCCCCAACCACAGCTGCCAGagtcccagcccagcctcccaagatggggaagaggagaaggaggggacCCTCTTCCCAGAGAGGACACTTCCAGCTAGGAATGCCAAGGTGAGGGGCCAGCAAGATGGGTGGGGGAGGCACTTTGATGAGGCAAAGGGACTAACTGACCCAGCATCTTCCTTCCTCTGCCAGCTACAGGACCCTGCTCTAGCTCCACGGCCTCCCAAGCCAGTGGCTGTGCCCAGGGGCCGCTGGCCTCCCCAGGAGccaggggtcagggaggaggctgaggctggggatgCAACTCCAGGAGGCAACAAACCCCAGCTGAGGCTGGGATCACAGCAAGACCAAGAGGAGCCCGAAGTCCAAGGTCTGCCACCCTGGCTGAAAGGGGGGCTCAGGGCACCTCTAGGACTTTGCTGCCCACATCAGGTCCTCTTCCAGAGCATGGAATGAGTGAAACCAGGAGTCACAGCCTGGATGAGCATCCCAGCCTGACCCCCACTCCTGTGTTAGGCCTGCCTTGATTGTTATTTCAGGGCTCCCTGATCCAGGCCGGCGGACTGCCCCACTGAAACCCAAGAGGACACGGCGGGCACAGTCCTGTGACAAGCTGGAACCTGATAGAAGACGGCCTCCTGACCCCACAGGTGCTGGTGGTGAGAGGGCAAGTCCCCCTTCCCACCTATCTGTCCAACATGACACCCCTCGAAGCCCCAACACCAGGTGGCTGGCTGTCCCTGCCCAGGAAACAGGGCTCCCTGGATTTGTCCCCAGCAGGAACCAGTGAGCCAGGAACAGACTGACAACTGCCACAACACCCTCCTCAGCCCTCGACATGTGCCTCACAAGGACTCAGACCCCTAGCCACCCCCAGTCCCCCAGGGCCTCCTGCCAGCTCCTGTCCTACAGGGGCAAGATGGCAGGACCAGGCATGGGGGAGCTGGAGACAGGGACTAGAACAGAGGGAGCCACCTGGAGAGATGGAGGCTGTCAATGCCTGCCTCGATGCCTCTCTCTGCAGAGAGCTTCTGGGTGGGGGCTTGTCTCCTCCCCCAGGAGGGTGGATCGCTGTCCCTCTATCCCCAGGGACTCTCTCCCCACTTGtatagaataaaaaaacaaaatcactgcCTGCCTCGAGTCTCTGCTATCTTCCCCATTCACTGCCTCCACCTTCTGCTCCTTTGCCACAAACCCTCGGAGCTTGGCCACAGTGGAGAAAAGTGAGAAACATTCC
The window above is part of the Macaca fascicularis isolate 582-1 chromosome 7, T2T-MFA8v1.1 genome. Proteins encoded here:
- the CARMIL3 gene encoding capping protein, Arp2/3 and myosin-I linker protein 3 isoform X3 produces the protein MLSRAALRAGRGSRRSVAGGGALKQPPLTRAGSAAAAALSAWALPKPGLACAAAPQRWRRLLCSSLSNSGRHGQAQRGAHPRVASIRRCLSQGAVLQQHRVKLETKPKKFEDRVLALTSWRLHLFPLKVPAKVESSFNVLEIRAFNTLSQNQILVETERGMVSMRLPSAESVDQVTRHVSSALSKVCPGPGCLIRRGNADTPEGPRDTSPNSETSTSTTHSVCGGFSETYAALCDYNGLHCREEVQWDVDTIYHAEDNREFNLLDFSHLESRDLALMVAALAYNQWFTKLYCKDLRLGSEVLEQVLHTLSKSGSLEELVLDNAGLKTDFVQKLAGVFGENGSCVLHALTLSHNPIEDKGFFSLSQQLLCFPTGLTKLCLAKTAISPRGLQALGQTFGANPAFASSLRYLDLSKNPGLLATDEANALYSFLAQPNALVHLDLSGTDCVIDLLLGALLHGCCSHLTYLNLARNSCSHRKGRESPPAFKQFFSSAYTLSHVNLSATKLPLEALRALLQGLSLNSHLSDLHLDLSSCELRSAGAQALQEQLGAVTCVGSLDLSDNGFDSDLLTLVPALGKNKSLKHLFLGKNFNVKAKTLEEILHKLVQLIQEEDCSLQSLSVADSRLKLRTSILINALGSNTCLAKVDLSGNGMEDIGAKMLSKALQINSSLRTILWDRNNTSALGFLDIARALESNHTLRFMSFPVSDISQAYRSAPERTEDVWQKIQWCLVRNNHSQTCPQEQAFRLQQGLVTSSAEQMLQRLCGRVQEEVRALRLCPLEPVQDELLYARDLIKDAKNSRALFPSLYELGHVLANDGPVRQRLESVASEVSKAVDKELQVILESMVSLTQELCPVAMRVAEGHNKMLSNVAERVTVPRNFIRGALLEQAGQDIQNKLDEVKLSVVTYLTNSIVDEILQELYHSHKSLARHLTQLRTLSDPPGCPGQGQDLSSRGRGRNHDHEETTDDELGTNIDTMAIKKQKRCRKIRPVSAFISGSPQDMESQLGNLGIPPGWFSGLGGSQPTATGSWEGLSELPTHGYKLRHQTQGRPRPPRTTPPGPGRPSQMPAPGTRQENGMATRLDEGLEDFFSRRVMEESSSYPRTLRTVRPGLSEPPLPPLQKKRRRGLFHFRRPRSFKGDRGPGSPTTGLLLPPPPPPPPTQESPPSPEPPSLGNNSSPCWSPEEESGLLPGFGGGRGPSFCRKMGTEVSEPGEGGPAPGIAQQPRVHGVALPGLERAKGWSFDGKREGPDQEGSTQAWQKRRSSDDAGPGSWKPPPPPQSTKPSFSAMRRAEATWHIAEESAPNHSCQSPSPASQDGEEEKEGTLFPERTLPARNAKLQDPALAPRPPKPVAVPRGRWPPQEPGVREEAEAGDATPGGNKPQLRLGSQQDQEEPEVQGLPDPGRRTAPLKPKRTRRAQSCDKLEPDRRRPPDPTGTSEPGTD
- the CARMIL3 gene encoding capping protein, Arp2/3 and myosin-I linker protein 3 isoform X10 is translated as MAKPSVELTRELQDSIRRCLSQGAVLQQHRVKLETKPKKFEDRVLALTSWRLHLFPLKVPAKVESSFNVLEIRAFNTLSQNQILVETERGMVSMRLPSAESVDQVTRHVSSALSKVCPGPGCLIRRGNADTPEGPRDTSPNSETSTSTTHSVCGGFSETYAALCDYNGLHCREEVQWDVDTIYHAEDNREFNLLDFSHLESRDLALMVAALAYNQWFTKLYCKDLRLGSEVLEQVLHTLSKSGSLEELVLDNAGLKTDFVQKLAGVFGENGSCVLHALTLSHNPIEDKGFFSLSQQLLCFPTGLTKLCLAKTAISPRGLQALGQTFGANPAFASSLRYLDLSKNPGLLATDEANALYSFLAQPNALVHLDLSGTDCVIDLLLGALLHGCCSHLTYLNLARNSCSHRKGRESPPAFKQFFSSAYTLSHVNLSATKLPLEALRALLQGLSLNSHLSDLHLDLSSCELRSAGAQALQEQLGAVTCVGSLDLSDNGFDSDLLTLVPALGKNKSLKHLFLGKNFNVKAKTLEEILHKLVQLIQEEDCSLQSLSVADSRLKLRTSILINALGSNTCLAKVDLSGNGMEDIGAKMLSKALQINSSLRTILWDRNNTSALGFLDIARALESNHTLRFMSFPVSDISQAYRSAPERTEDVWQKIQWCLVRNNHSQTCPQEQAFRLQQGLVTSSAEQMLQRLCGRVQEEVRALRLCPLEPVQDELLYARDLIKDAKNSRALFPSLYELGHVLANDGPVRQRLESVASEVSKAVDKELQVILESMVSLTQELCPVAMRVAEGHNKMLSNVAERVTVPRNFIRGALLEQAGQDIQNKLDEVKLSVVTYLTNSIVDEILQELYHSHKSLARHLTQLRTLSDPPGCPGQGQDLSSRGRGRNHDHEETTDDELGTNIDTMAIKKQKRCRKIRPVSAFISGSPQDMESQLGNLGIPPGWFSGLGGSQPTATGSWEGLSELPTHGYKLRHQTQGRPRPPRTTPPGPGRPSMPAPGTRQENGMATRLDEGLEDFFSRRVMEESSSYPRTLRTVRPGLSEPPLPPLQKKRRRGLFHFRRPRSFKGDRGPGSPTTGLLLPPPPPPPPTQESPPSPEPPSLGNNSSPCWSPEEESGLLPGFGGGRGPSFCRKMGTEVSEPGEGGPAPGIAQQPRVHGVALPGLERAKGWSFDGKREGPDQEGSTQAWQKRRSSDDAGPGSWKPPPPPQSTKPSFSAMRRAEATWHIAEESAPNHSCQSPSPASQDGEEEKEGTLFPERTLPARNAKLQDPALAPRPPKPVAVPRGRWPPQEPGVREEAEAGDATPGGNKPQLRLGSQQDQEEPEVQGLPDPGRRTAPLKPKRTRRAQSCDKLEPDRRRPPDPTAGTSEPGTD